A section of the Prochlorococcus marinus XMU1402 genome encodes:
- a CDS encoding ABC transporter ATP-binding protein, whose protein sequence is MKKSKHAIEAKNLSISWGEINVLKQLNFELNEGEKLAIVGPSGSGKSTILKILAGLILPTKGELRIFGEKQSYLRLDQNNPPDVRLVFQNPALLGSLTIEENVGFLLRKNKNLSKKLIHEIVSDCLAEVGLFNVEKKLPNELSGGMQKRVSFARALITDPTLNSQTKPLLLFDEPTAGLDPIASSRIEDLINKTNDKAKGSSIVVSHVLSTIERTSDKVVMLYGGRFRWAGSIDEFKESDDPYVFQFRHGKLDGPMQPKDI, encoded by the coding sequence TTGAAAAAATCAAAACACGCAATTGAAGCAAAAAACCTCTCGATAAGCTGGGGTGAAATTAATGTACTTAAGCAACTAAATTTTGAACTTAATGAGGGAGAAAAATTAGCTATTGTTGGCCCTTCAGGGTCGGGTAAATCAACAATTCTAAAAATATTAGCAGGCTTGATTTTACCTACTAAAGGAGAATTAAGGATATTTGGTGAAAAACAATCATATTTAAGATTAGATCAAAATAATCCTCCTGATGTAAGACTAGTTTTTCAAAACCCAGCATTACTGGGATCTTTAACTATTGAAGAAAATGTAGGTTTTCTCCTAAGAAAAAATAAAAACTTATCCAAAAAGTTAATCCATGAAATCGTAAGTGATTGTTTGGCTGAAGTGGGTTTATTCAATGTTGAAAAAAAACTTCCGAACGAATTAAGCGGAGGCATGCAAAAAAGAGTAAGTTTTGCTAGAGCTTTAATTACGGATCCAACTCTTAATTCACAAACTAAACCTTTATTACTTTTTGATGAGCCGACTGCAGGTCTTGATCCAATTGCCTCATCTAGAATTGAAGATTTGATTAATAAGACAAATGATAAAGCGAAAGGATCATCTATTGTTGTTAGCCATGTTCTTAGTACTATAGAAAGGACATCAGATAAAGTTGTAATGCTTTATGGAGGAAGATTTAGATGGGCAGGTTCTATTGATGAATTCAAAGAAAGTGATGATCCCTATGTATTTCAATTTAGACATGGGAAACTTGATGGTCCAATGCAACCTAAAGACATTTAG
- a CDS encoding gluconeogenesis factor YvcK family protein, translated as MNKRRTRISRHYKYFKKSNFGLVNKISRILSWLLPGLVIKRWMMTSAIGFLTSLLGIAIWTNLRPLYWLIEVFFWLMTGLTSILPVSLLGPLIFVVGLLLIGIGQNRSINSIQKALVPEKSTFLVDALRVKSKLNRGPNIVAIGGGTGLSTLLKGLKNYSNNITAIVTVSDDGGSSGILRKQLGVQPPGDIRNCLAALSNEEPILTRLFQYRFSGGSDLEGHSFGNLFLSALTTITGSLEKAVQASSKVLAVQGQVLPSTNIDVILWAELEDGKKIFGESNISKSQKAISRIGYLPENPSALPSALESIKEADLIVLGPGSLYTSLLPNLLVPEIVDALLQSNAPKIYISNLMTQPGETDGLDVYKHIKSIEKQLSNFGVNTRIFNAILSQIHFEKSPLVDYYESRGAEPVKCNKEKLLSEGYYVLQAPLYSKRITPTLRHDPRRLARAVMFMYRKLKKLN; from the coding sequence ATGAATAAGCGTAGAACAAGAATAAGTAGGCACTATAAATATTTTAAAAAGTCTAATTTTGGCTTAGTAAACAAAATTTCGCGAATCTTAAGTTGGCTTTTGCCAGGACTTGTTATCAAAAGATGGATGATGACATCTGCAATAGGATTTTTGACTTCATTATTAGGAATTGCAATATGGACAAATTTAAGGCCACTTTATTGGCTTATTGAAGTCTTTTTTTGGTTAATGACAGGTTTAACTAGTATCTTGCCTGTTTCATTATTGGGACCATTAATCTTCGTTGTTGGACTTTTATTAATCGGGATTGGACAAAATAGAAGTATCAACTCTATTCAAAAAGCACTTGTTCCGGAAAAAAGTACATTCTTAGTTGACGCATTGAGAGTTAAGAGTAAATTAAACAGAGGTCCTAATATAGTTGCGATTGGCGGAGGTACTGGATTATCTACTTTATTGAAGGGTCTCAAAAATTACAGCAATAATATTACAGCAATCGTAACTGTTTCAGATGATGGTGGAAGTAGTGGAATTCTTAGGAAACAGTTAGGTGTCCAACCTCCAGGAGATATTAGAAATTGTTTGGCTGCTTTATCAAACGAAGAACCCATTTTAACAAGATTATTTCAATATAGATTTTCAGGTGGAAGTGATTTAGAGGGACATAGTTTTGGAAATTTATTCTTATCAGCTTTAACAACCATTACAGGAAGTTTAGAAAAAGCAGTACAAGCATCCAGTAAGGTTTTAGCGGTTCAAGGTCAAGTTCTACCTTCAACGAATATTGATGTTATTTTATGGGCTGAATTAGAGGATGGTAAAAAAATTTTTGGAGAAAGTAATATCAGTAAATCTCAAAAAGCAATTTCAAGGATTGGTTACTTACCTGAAAATCCTTCTGCACTGCCAAGTGCTCTCGAATCTATAAAAGAAGCCGACTTAATTGTTCTTGGCCCTGGTAGTTTATATACTTCTTTATTGCCAAACTTATTAGTGCCAGAAATAGTAGATGCTTTATTGCAAAGTAATGCTCCTAAAATTTACATTAGTAATTTGATGACTCAGCCTGGTGAAACAGATGGACTTGATGTTTATAAACATATTAAATCAATAGAAAAACAATTATCAAACTTTGGAGTTAATACTCGAATTTTTAACGCAATCTTATCTCAGATTCATTTTGAAAAGTCTCCACTAGTGGATTACTACGAGAGTAGAGGTGCAGAACCAGTCAAATGTAATAAAGAAAAATTATTATCTGAAGGCTATTATGTTTTGCAGGCACCATTGTACTCAAAAAGGATAACCCCAACTCTGAGGCATGACCCTAGAAGGCTGGCAAGAGCGGTTATGTTTATGTACCGAAAATTAAAGAAATTAAACTAA
- a CDS encoding NAD(P)H-quinone oxidoreductase subunit J: protein MEKDGLAKSSDTSIEKDGFISQSLSKDGIPNQSLSNDHLGIEIISVEPNKLYEAVTALRNYGFNYLQCQGGYDEGPGKNLVSFYHFITVDDLQKIEKIKEVRLKVFLKRDSNLSIPSLYKIFKGSDWQERETYDMYGINFTDHPNPKRLLMPEDWRGWPLRKDYIQPDFYELQDAY from the coding sequence ATGGAAAAAGACGGTTTAGCCAAATCCTCAGATACTTCGATAGAAAAAGATGGATTTATAAGTCAATCCTTGTCTAAAGATGGGATTCCAAATCAATCTTTATCTAATGATCACTTAGGAATTGAAATCATTTCTGTGGAACCTAACAAATTATATGAAGCAGTAACTGCCTTAAGAAATTACGGTTTCAACTATCTCCAATGTCAAGGTGGTTATGACGAAGGACCAGGTAAAAATCTTGTTAGTTTCTATCATTTTATAACTGTTGATGATCTACAAAAGATTGAAAAAATAAAAGAAGTTAGATTAAAAGTATTTTTGAAAAGAGACTCTAATTTATCGATCCCTAGTTTATATAAAATCTTTAAAGGAAGCGATTGGCAAGAAAGAGAGACTTATGACATGTATGGAATAAATTTTACTGATCACCCTAATCCCAAAAGACTCTTGATGCCTGAAGACTGGAGAGGATGGCCATTAAGAAAAGATTATATTCAGCCAGATTTCTATGAACTTCAAGATGCTTATTAG
- a CDS encoding NADH dehydrogenase subunit K, with product MNPQLSPKTIREIREGTCNPLGAPQVTTDLSENIILTSLDDLHNWARLSSLWPLLYGTACCFIEFAALIGSRFDFDRFGLVPRSSPRQADLLIVAGTVTMKMAPALVRLYEQMPEPKYVIAMGACTITGGMFSADSTTAVRGVDKLIPVDLYLPGCPPRPEAIFDAVIKLRKKVGNESILERAKSEQTHRYITSDHEMNLVFSENTGEYLSKTSAKAIPSSKKEKITEFPENSEKTEIINSEEK from the coding sequence TTGAATCCACAATTATCCCCAAAAACAATAAGAGAAATCAGAGAGGGTACTTGTAATCCACTTGGTGCTCCGCAAGTTACCACGGATTTAAGTGAAAACATAATATTGACAAGTTTAGACGATCTTCACAACTGGGCTAGACTAAGTAGTCTATGGCCCCTCTTATATGGAACAGCATGTTGTTTTATAGAATTTGCTGCTTTAATTGGTTCAAGATTTGATTTTGATAGATTTGGATTAGTACCTAGAAGCTCGCCAAGGCAAGCAGATTTATTAATAGTTGCAGGAACAGTAACGATGAAAATGGCACCAGCCTTGGTAAGACTTTATGAGCAGATGCCAGAACCAAAGTATGTTATTGCTATGGGTGCTTGTACAATTACAGGAGGTATGTTTAGCGCAGACTCTACCACCGCGGTCAGAGGTGTTGATAAATTAATACCTGTTGACTTATACCTTCCAGGCTGTCCCCCAAGGCCAGAAGCAATATTTGATGCAGTCATAAAATTAAGAAAAAAAGTTGGTAATGAATCAATTTTAGAGCGTGCAAAATCAGAACAAACCCACAGATACATAACATCTGATCATGAAATGAATCTTGTTTTCTCAGAAAATACAGGTGAATATCTAAGTAAAACTTCAGCTAAAGCCATTCCTTCCTCCAAAAAAGAAAAAATAACTGAATTTCCTGAAAACTCTGAAAAAACTGAAATTATTAATTCTGAAGAAAAGTAA
- a CDS encoding NAD(P)H-quinone oxidoreductase subunit 3, with product MFLLSGYEYFLGFLLIAAAVPILALVTNLIVAPKGRTGERKLTYESGMEPIGGAWIQFNIRYYMFALVFVIFDVETVFLYPWAVAFNRLGLLAFIEALIFIAILVIALAYAWRKGALEWS from the coding sequence ATGTTTTTATTATCAGGTTATGAATATTTTTTAGGTTTCCTCCTAATTGCGGCTGCTGTCCCAATATTGGCTCTAGTTACTAATCTCATAGTTGCCCCTAAAGGCAGAACTGGGGAAAGAAAACTAACATATGAATCAGGAATGGAGCCTATAGGAGGAGCATGGATTCAATTTAATATTCGTTATTACATGTTCGCCTTAGTTTTCGTTATATTTGATGTTGAAACAGTATTTCTTTATCCTTGGGCTGTTGCCTTTAATAGATTAGGCTTGTTAGCATTTATTGAGGCATTAATTTTCATTGCAATACTCGTTATCGCTTTGGCTTACGCATGGAGAAAAGGTGCTTTAGAATGGAGTTAA
- a CDS encoding rubredoxin — protein MSENIQPASEENKIVENFEKEELSKNSSGANVEQPLINLEQNRFECRSCGYIYDPSEGNKKLNIPKNTPFSELDGNTFACPVCRAGKNFYKDIGPKSKPSGFEENLVYGFGFNSLPPGQKNILIFGGLAFAAAMFLSLYSLH, from the coding sequence GTGAGTGAAAACATTCAACCAGCCTCTGAGGAAAACAAAATAGTTGAAAACTTTGAGAAAGAAGAACTTTCTAAAAACTCCTCTGGAGCAAATGTTGAACAACCTCTCATTAATTTAGAACAAAATAGATTTGAATGTAGAAGCTGTGGATACATTTATGATCCTTCCGAAGGAAATAAAAAATTAAACATACCCAAAAATACGCCTTTTTCAGAGTTGGATGGGAATACCTTCGCATGCCCCGTCTGCCGGGCTGGCAAAAACTTTTATAAGGATATAGGTCCTAAATCTAAACCTAGTGGTTTTGAAGAGAATTTGGTTTATGGCTTTGGTTTTAATAGTTTACCTCCTGGACAAAAAAATATATTGATTTTTGGAGGGCTGGCCTTTGCTGCTGCTATGTTCCTTTCTTTGTACTCTTTGCATTAA
- a CDS encoding photosynthesis system II assembly factor Ycf48, whose amino-acid sequence MKKIITSIPNLLLTVLLCFVLSSCSSTGVKMSDSSPWKTIQFEDQANALDIDFIDDKNGFLVGSNRLIMESNDGGETWEKRNLDLPSEENFRLLDIDFKGEEGWLIGQPSLVMHTIDSGKNWTRLSLGNKLPGQPFLITTVNVGVAELATTAGAIYETSDSGESWNAKVVDASGSGGVRDLRRTNKGDYVSVSSLGNFFSTLENDSDAWIAHQRASSKRVQSIGFNPEGSLWMLSRGAEIRFNEDTNDLENWSKPIIPILNGYNYLDLGWDPNGDIWAGGGNGTLIVSKDQGKTWEKDPIASELPTNYIKILFLNKESLDNQKGFVLGERGYILKWNS is encoded by the coding sequence ATGAAAAAAATTATTACCAGTATTCCCAATCTTCTTTTAACAGTTCTTCTTTGTTTTGTATTAAGCAGTTGTTCATCTACAGGAGTAAAGATGAGTGATAGCAGCCCTTGGAAAACAATTCAATTTGAGGACCAAGCTAATGCTTTAGATATTGATTTTATAGATGATAAAAATGGATTTCTAGTAGGTTCTAACAGACTTATTATGGAATCTAATGATGGTGGAGAAACTTGGGAGAAAAGAAATTTAGACTTACCAAGTGAAGAGAACTTTCGTCTATTAGATATTGACTTCAAAGGTGAAGAGGGATGGCTAATTGGTCAACCTTCCTTGGTTATGCATACAATTGATTCGGGAAAAAATTGGACTCGTTTATCACTAGGTAATAAATTACCCGGTCAACCGTTTTTAATAACAACTGTCAATGTTGGGGTTGCAGAATTGGCTACCACTGCAGGAGCAATTTATGAAACATCAGATAGTGGTGAATCATGGAATGCAAAAGTTGTAGACGCGTCCGGTTCTGGAGGTGTAAGAGATTTAAGAAGAACTAATAAAGGAGATTATGTAAGCGTTAGTAGCCTGGGTAATTTCTTTTCCACTTTGGAAAATGATAGTGATGCATGGATAGCGCATCAAAGAGCAAGTAGCAAAAGGGTTCAAAGTATTGGTTTCAACCCAGAAGGAAGTTTATGGATGCTTTCCAGAGGAGCAGAAATTAGATTTAATGAAGATACTAACGACCTAGAAAATTGGTCAAAGCCTATAATACCTATTCTTAATGGATACAATTACTTAGATTTGGGATGGGATCCAAATGGTGATATATGGGCTGGCGGTGGTAATGGAACTTTAATAGTAAGTAAAGATCAAGGTAAAACTTGGGAAAAAGATCCTATCGCTTCTGAATTACCTACGAATTACATTAAAATATTATTTCTTAATAAAGAGTCTTTAGATAATCAAAAAGGTTTTGTCCTTGGCGAGCGTGGTTATATCCTTAAATGGAATAGCTAA
- the psbE gene encoding cytochrome b559 subunit alpha, producing MAAGSTGERPFFEIITSIRYWIIHAVTLPAIFIAGFLFVYTGLAYDAFGTPRPDSYFQSSESKAPVVTQRYEAKSQLDLRTK from the coding sequence ATGGCCGCAGGTTCAACGGGTGAACGCCCATTCTTTGAAATAATCACCAGTATTAGGTACTGGATTATTCATGCAGTGACATTACCAGCTATTTTTATAGCAGGCTTCTTATTTGTTTATACAGGTTTAGCCTATGATGCTTTCGGAACTCCTCGTCCAGACAGTTATTTCCAATCATCTGAATCTAAAGCGCCTGTTGTAACCCAAAGATATGAAGCTAAATCTCAACTAGATTTAAGAACAAAATAA
- the psbF gene encoding cytochrome b559 subunit beta, with protein MTNSQAPMQAAEVRVYPIFTVRWLAVHALAIPSVFFLGSIAAMQFVAR; from the coding sequence ATGACTAATTCTCAAGCTCCAATGCAGGCTGCTGAAGTCCGCGTTTATCCTATATTTACTGTTCGTTGGCTAGCAGTTCACGCTTTAGCTATACCATCAGTATTCTTTTTGGGTTCTATTGCTGCAATGCAATTTGTAGCCCGATAA
- a CDS encoding photosystem II reaction center protein L, whose protein sequence is MQVNENPNKVPVELNRTSLYLGLLSVFVLGILFSSYFFN, encoded by the coding sequence ATGCAAGTAAACGAAAATCCTAACAAAGTTCCAGTTGAACTTAATCGTACCAGCCTTTATTTAGGCTTATTATCAGTCTTTGTATTGGGAATACTATTTTCCAGTTACTTTTTCAATTAA
- a CDS encoding photosystem II reaction center protein J — MSKLKGPDGRIPDRLPDGRPAVAWERRWTEGTLPLWLVATAGGIAVIFVLGIFFYGSYQGVGAGG, encoded by the coding sequence ATGAGTAAATTAAAAGGACCTGATGGAAGAATTCCAGATAGACTTCCCGACGGTAGACCAGCAGTTGCATGGGAAAGAAGATGGACTGAAGGAACACTTCCTCTATGGCTTGTTGCTACAGCAGGTGGAATTGCAGTCATCTTCGTCTTAGGAATCTTCTTCTATGGCTCATACCAAGGAGTGGGAGCAGGAGGCTAA
- the mtnP gene encoding S-methyl-5'-thioadenosine phosphorylase, producing the protein MNKEHLLPIEKSKLGVIGGSGFYSMDQIDYLREIEINTPYGKPSDSIRVYNLGNLEIAFIPRHGRTHKLNPSEIPYKANIWALRSIGVRWIIAPSAVGSLQEQIRPLDIVVPDQFIDRTKNRPATFFNEGAVAHVTMGDPFCTNLCRILSEVGEKNIPGGRQLHRGGTYLAMEGPAFSTRAESNLYRSWGCSIIGMTNHTEARLAKEAEIAYSSLSMVTDYDCWHQTHQEVSVEMVLDNLRSNTEVANKIIFEIAKLIEKERPKSKSHFSLKDGLITQKRNIPSSTKEKLRIFTDSY; encoded by the coding sequence ATGAATAAAGAACATTTATTACCAATTGAAAAATCAAAACTAGGAGTAATTGGAGGGAGTGGATTTTATTCAATGGATCAAATAGATTACTTAAGAGAAATAGAAATCAATACTCCCTATGGTAAACCCTCTGATTCAATAAGAGTATATAATCTTGGAAATCTAGAGATAGCATTCATTCCTAGACATGGCAGAACACATAAATTAAATCCTTCTGAAATCCCTTACAAAGCTAATATTTGGGCTTTAAGATCAATTGGAGTAAGATGGATTATAGCTCCATCAGCAGTTGGCTCATTACAAGAACAAATAAGGCCACTGGATATAGTGGTGCCAGATCAATTTATAGACCGTACAAAAAATAGACCAGCAACATTCTTTAATGAGGGGGCTGTAGCACACGTAACCATGGGAGACCCCTTCTGCACAAATTTATGCCGTATATTAAGTGAAGTCGGAGAAAAAAATATTCCTGGAGGTAGACAATTACATAGAGGGGGTACCTATCTAGCAATGGAAGGTCCCGCTTTCTCAACTAGAGCAGAATCTAATTTATATAGAAGTTGGGGATGTTCAATAATAGGAATGACGAACCATACAGAAGCAAGATTAGCTAAAGAGGCTGAAATAGCATACTCTTCATTATCTATGGTTACTGATTATGATTGCTGGCATCAAACACATCAAGAAGTTTCAGTAGAGATGGTTTTGGATAATCTTAGGTCTAATACTGAAGTTGCCAATAAAATAATCTTTGAGATAGCTAAATTAATCGAGAAAGAAAGGCCAAAAAGTAAATCACATTTTTCATTAAAAGATGGATTGATAACGCAAAAAAGAAATATCCCAAGTTCCACAAAAGAGAAACTGAGGATATTTACTGATTCTTATTAG
- the selD gene encoding selenide, water dikinase SelD translates to MTFNHLVLIGGGHTNVLLMRKWLMCPKLMPEIPVSIISRDSHLVYSAMFPSVISKSIHLEESLIDIKTLAKNVKVSFIEEEVKDIDFNLKKIVLSNRPSVNYSKLVLNYGSQTIIPKEFEPLVKNRNAFSIKPFLKAYDIIQKEDIFDSFNELPFVIVGSGLAAIEVSYALRKRWKYRSLKLLCDSRKINYKILKSLRNFNIDLVEKLNFDYGKILLSTGNTSPLWAQKKLLDSDSHGRIITNRNLQLKSISGIFAVGDCAVIESAKRPASGVFAVKVVNTLVQNLKKDMEGGSLKKWFPQKIGMQIVNVFPSHNPKAFAIYRNFVFGPSFLFWILKHKIDLKFINKFRSKRLIMNSSGKNITLNDCRGCAAKIPQFVLNKSLINSNLDSFAASPEDSVEIYQNGQEIILQSVDGFPSLVSDPWLNAKITTLHACSDLWACGAKLSSAQALISLPNVEREFQSYLFSQSLQGIKSTVEDHGGELLGGHTFEARSLATKPFSLGIDISLTVQGILKNGAKPWLKSGMNDGDILMMSRPLGVGIYFAGQMQNINMFGSSSQIINNLVKSQQYLIDEIYFFQNQFRESLVNAATDITGYGFIGHLKEMVESSNLYRERNNLEPVKVLLDLLAFKAYPGVFDLIRKNIKSTFFESNKEIFDKIYKGNQQKRIINFINENSLDKETLNERISLLLDPQTCGPLLISCSRKYENILKDKWYKVGEVVKM, encoded by the coding sequence ATGACTTTTAATCATCTAGTACTAATTGGAGGAGGACACACAAATGTTCTTTTAATGAGGAAATGGTTAATGTGTCCTAAATTAATGCCAGAAATTCCTGTTTCAATTATATCTAGAGATTCTCATTTGGTTTATTCGGCGATGTTTCCATCGGTCATTTCAAAATCAATTCATTTAGAAGAGAGTTTAATTGATATAAAAACTTTAGCAAAAAATGTAAAAGTATCTTTTATAGAAGAAGAAGTAAAGGATATTGATTTCAATTTAAAGAAAATTGTTTTAAGTAATAGACCTTCAGTTAATTATTCGAAGTTGGTTCTTAATTATGGAAGTCAAACAATAATTCCAAAAGAATTTGAGCCCCTAGTTAAAAATCGAAATGCTTTTTCAATTAAACCTTTTTTAAAGGCTTATGACATAATACAGAAAGAGGACATTTTTGATTCATTTAATGAACTTCCATTTGTAATCGTTGGGAGTGGCCTTGCTGCAATAGAAGTATCATATGCTTTGAGAAAAAGATGGAAATATAGATCTTTAAAACTATTATGTGATTCAAGAAAAATTAATTATAAAATTCTAAAAAGTTTGCGTAATTTTAATATTGATTTAGTTGAAAAACTTAATTTCGATTATGGCAAAATTCTTTTATCTACAGGAAATACATCTCCTTTATGGGCACAAAAAAAATTATTAGATTCGGATTCTCATGGCAGAATAATTACAAATCGGAACTTGCAGTTGAAAAGTATATCTGGAATCTTTGCTGTGGGTGATTGCGCAGTTATAGAATCAGCAAAAAGACCAGCATCGGGAGTTTTTGCAGTAAAAGTTGTAAATACATTAGTCCAAAATTTAAAAAAGGATATGGAAGGGGGATCATTAAAAAAGTGGTTTCCCCAAAAGATCGGAATGCAAATAGTTAATGTATTTCCAAGTCATAATCCAAAGGCTTTTGCTATTTATCGCAATTTTGTTTTTGGCCCTTCTTTTCTTTTCTGGATTTTAAAACATAAAATTGATCTGAAATTTATTAACAAGTTCAGATCAAAAAGGCTTATTATGAATAGTAGTGGAAAAAATATTACATTAAATGATTGTAGAGGATGTGCAGCTAAAATTCCTCAGTTTGTACTGAATAAATCCTTAATAAATTCTAATTTAGATTCTTTTGCTGCATCCCCTGAAGACTCAGTTGAGATTTATCAAAATGGTCAAGAAATTATTCTGCAAAGTGTAGATGGATTTCCTTCTTTGGTAAGTGATCCTTGGCTCAATGCAAAAATTACTACTTTGCATGCTTGCTCAGATTTGTGGGCATGCGGGGCAAAACTGTCATCTGCGCAGGCTTTGATATCATTACCAAATGTTGAAAGAGAATTTCAGAGTTACCTCTTTTCTCAATCTCTTCAAGGGATTAAATCAACAGTTGAGGATCATGGAGGTGAATTACTTGGAGGCCATACTTTCGAGGCAAGAAGTTTGGCAACTAAACCTTTTTCATTAGGAATAGATATTTCTTTAACTGTTCAGGGGATCCTGAAAAATGGAGCAAAACCATGGCTTAAATCTGGAATGAATGATGGAGATATTCTTATGATGTCTAGACCTCTCGGAGTTGGGATATACTTTGCCGGTCAAATGCAAAATATTAATATGTTCGGTAGTTCTTCTCAAATCATTAATAATTTAGTTAAGAGTCAGCAATATTTGATTGATGAAATTTATTTTTTTCAAAATCAATTTAGAGAATCCTTAGTCAATGCTGCTACTGACATCACTGGATATGGATTTATTGGACATCTTAAAGAGATGGTTGAATCCTCTAATTTATATAGGGAAAGAAATAATCTTGAGCCCGTAAAAGTTTTATTAGATTTATTAGCATTTAAAGCTTATCCAGGGGTATTTGATTTAATAAGAAAAAATATTAAAAGTACTTTCTTTGAATCTAATAAAGAAATTTTTGACAAAATTTATAAAGGAAATCAACAAAAAAGAATAATTAATTTTATAAACGAAAATTCATTAGATAAAGAGACTTTGAACGAGAGAATATCATTATTATTAGATCCCCAAACATGTGGCCCTTTATTGATTAGTTGCAGTCGTAAATATGAAAATATTCTTAAAGATAAATGGTATAAGGTTGGAGAAGTTGTGAAAATGTAA
- a CDS encoding CCA tRNA nucleotidyltransferase → MNDISDYIQRELIKTPFNLYNLITKYIESNKNTKVAFVGGYLRDLLISKFHKKPFSKPVDIDLVIEGSSIALAKFIKKNIVNVDLCLIKEFNLYNTVEININDYKIDIASARKEIYPAPGLNPKVTKSTIEEDLKRRDFTINSIAFEVSTRKIYDLYGGISDIKSKKLNLLHSNSISDDPSRLIRCAKYASRLDFNISKNSLKQSQETVRQWPWKSSETHQKIIYPPALSIRTRMELAEICKHDNLNNVILIINKWKIISILNKNIKVDKRFLRGLSWIKKLNGNYILYLLKDAEDLEKGCQRFLINHGEKKILEDYLNIKKILKTNQEKLMHFSPSSWTEFIESRNLNDETIKLLICDGVPYWRNLFKWLFIYKFIKSKKDGETLKKEGWEQGKEMGKEIKRLRYLEIDNLKRN, encoded by the coding sequence ATGAACGATATATCTGATTACATCCAAAGGGAATTAATCAAAACTCCATTTAATCTATATAACCTAATTACTAAATACATAGAATCCAATAAAAATACTAAAGTAGCTTTTGTTGGCGGTTATTTAAGAGATTTATTAATTAGTAAATTCCATAAAAAACCTTTTTCTAAGCCTGTAGATATTGATCTTGTTATTGAGGGCTCCTCCATTGCTTTGGCAAAATTTATAAAAAAAAATATAGTAAATGTAGATTTATGTTTAATAAAGGAATTTAATTTATACAACACTGTAGAAATAAATATTAATGACTATAAAATTGATATTGCTTCTGCAAGAAAAGAAATTTACCCTGCTCCAGGGTTAAATCCCAAAGTAACTAAAAGTACTATTGAGGAGGATCTTAAGAGGAGAGATTTTACTATAAATTCAATAGCCTTCGAGGTCTCGACGAGGAAAATCTATGATCTTTATGGAGGAATTTCTGATATAAAAAGTAAAAAATTGAACTTACTTCATAGTAATAGTATTTCAGATGATCCAAGTAGATTAATTAGATGTGCAAAATATGCTTCAAGGTTAGATTTCAATATTTCAAAAAATTCACTCAAACAATCTCAAGAAACAGTTAGACAATGGCCATGGAAAAGTTCAGAAACTCATCAGAAAATAATTTACCCTCCTGCACTCAGTATACGAACAAGGATGGAACTAGCTGAAATATGCAAACACGATAATTTGAATAATGTAATTTTGATAATTAATAAATGGAAAATTATCTCAATCTTAAATAAAAATATTAAAGTCGATAAAAGGTTTTTAAGAGGACTAAGCTGGATCAAGAAGTTGAATGGGAATTACATACTTTACTTATTAAAAGATGCAGAAGATTTAGAGAAAGGATGCCAAAGATTTTTGATAAATCATGGTGAAAAAAAAATATTAGAAGATTATTTAAACATAAAAAAGATATTAAAAACCAACCAAGAAAAATTGATGCATTTTTCTCCATCAAGTTGGACAGAATTTATTGAAAGCAGAAACCTTAATGACGAGACAATTAAATTATTAATTTGTGATGGGGTTCCATACTGGCGTAACTTGTTTAAGTGGTTATTTATTTACAAATTCATAAAATCAAAAAAAGATGGAGAAACATTAAAAAAAGAAGGGTGGGAGCAAGGGAAGGAAATGGGAAAGGAAATCAAAAGATTAAGATATTTGGAAATTGACAACTTGAAGAGAAATTGA